The Tenrec ecaudatus isolate mTenEca1 chromosome 4, mTenEca1.hap1, whole genome shotgun sequence region ACTAATTAACTTTGAGCATACTCAAGGATTAGATGTGAAAACCTAATCTCTCCTGTAAGACTGATTGAAGGAGCTAAGAATACTGTACCTGATGAGATTGAACGGAAGATGTtgctgtttgtgttagtctgggtacattagagaaacaaatccacagaaactcatgtataagagagttttatatgaaagtttgtaagccaaccacttcatgttttcccccaattttgggtGTCCAATTTATTGCTGTTAGGAGCTGTGGAACAATCATATCTGACTCATAACTGTACAACAAAAAATACCACCTGGCCCTGCCCATCATTAAATGGTTGCTGTGTTTGTGCCCACAGTTGCAGCCATTGTTTTAGTCTCTTATCGTGGGCCttctcttccactttaccaaacgtggTTGAGTTatatcaattaatatggccctgccAGTCATATataattctggatttcatacaccTGTGGCTATGGTCCCATTTTTTGTAGGGCATTATCTGTTAGACAGGAATCGGATTACAATCTGGCTTAAGAAGGGTGTGAATCGGCTACAGTCTTTGTCAAAGGTTACCTTAGTGACTGTTACTTGTAATAGCTGCGAGGAATGATAGGCTGCAGCTGAGGGGAGCAAAGCTGCTTCTGCAGTGGCCTGGGGGAAAGCCCGGTGAGTCATATTAAAAGGAGGACAAGGACTATTGGAGACGTCCTGTCAAAGTCTCAGGTCATCTAGCCATAACTCAGATGCTGCCCAGGGGTAGAAATATATATTAGTAGATTTGGGTGAAGGATTATATGTTAACTTGATTACACCTCTGATATTCATTGTGACTACTATCAAAtggcctttccctgcatgggtctggtcagAAGGTAGGGGAACATTCTGATAGGATCCCCCTGAGAgtgattgtgaacaggattcccagcAATGCCAAAACATGCATCGTTGACTCACAGCTTCCAcagcttcagccttttctccatttgtcatgtagCCTATTAGTCCAATtttgaggatttttcttttcttgacattgagttctgTTCCATTCTGTAAACTgcagtctgtgatcttcatcaggcagtgcttcaagccctcccttTCAGCACAGAAGGTGGTGGCGTCTGTACACCACAggctttaataagccttcctcggaCGCCAATGTCACATCGTTCATATCATCcactttctcagcatacagagtgaagTCAGGCTAGAGGATAAACCCtgacacgcctttcctgatttagaaccatgcagtatccccttgttctgtttggacaACAGCCTTTTGGTCCATGCATAGGTTCCACAAGAGCAAAACTTACGTGTTCTGGAATTGTCATGCTTCTCAATATTATCTGTAATTATAATAAAGAGTTGAATGCCTGACATAAGCAGTGAAAGACAAGtggaacatctctctggtattctctgctttcagccagtatCCACCTGGTGTCAGTAGTGATAGCCTGTGTTCAATGTCCTCTTCTGTTTCcaacctgaatttctggcagcttcctggcaATCAACCAATGTTGAATcatttttcagcaaaattttagttttcatgtgatattaatgatattctttGATAATATTTGCATTCTATTTGGTCACTTTTGGGGGGCAGTAGATACAAATTGGGATCCCTTCCAGTAGGTTGGCCAGGTacctgtcttccatatttcttagCATAGGTAATTGGTTGCTTTCTGAGCTTTTTAttagtattctgtcaattcctagagccttgggttttctgtttatttttccaCTGGAAAGTATTTTTATTTAAACCCCACCAGCTGTTATTAACCTTGGTTTTTAGCTATTGCCTTCAGGGCAACTTCCTCCTTTTCCTTCAGTGTCATTGGCTCTAAATTATGCACTACctcatgaaatggttgaatgttgactagttttaTATAGTTTTTCCATTATTCCTGCATCTATGATGCATTGTTCAATATAAAAACATAtatgacagaagacctaatgagctgtgggatgacatcaagaacatgtaTTAAAAAgcagaaagtcattaaaaagacagtaaagaaataaaaatgaatgtcagaagagactctgaaatttgcttttaatcatagagtagctaaggcaagtaGAAGAAATGACTAAGTAAAAGAgcagaacagaaattttcaaagggcagctcgagaagtaataaaatattacaatgacatgtgaaaagacctagagttgtaaaaccaaaaaggaagagcatgttcagcatatcttgagctgaaagaactgaagcaaAAATTGCACCTTCGAGTTACACTGTTATAAAGACTCTGGACAAAATATAGGTAAAATGCTAGAATTCGTCAAATATTTAGGGCTGTGAGTTAGAGGCtatattgatataatttttaggGTCTAGTGAAGAAAAATGACCAATTGCCAAGAATGTTAATAGTTGTAGGCAGTGTTGGATAAGAGATTGGAGTAGTAAAATTATATGCATGACACAAATCAATCACAGAGAAGCAATCTCGAATGACTTTAGTAAAATGATCTATTTCCACAATGAATATTCACAAAGGTTACTACTAATGAATCACAAGTAAATATCAAGTAGTATAATTTTACTATAGCCCAGGAAATCACAGGGGAAGAGTTTTCTCacataataaatattatttttagtCTTACTACTGAGACTTCCCTGAGGGAAGTTGCAGAAGTTTTATGCTGCTATGAAGGTGTCCTTCAGTAACCAGAGCCAaacagtgttttaaccatttacaCATAAATCCAAAACTAATAAAATTAGAGAATGTCGACACGTGGTGAAAAATTATGCAAaccaattctttttattttttataatttcaaTGGCATATAAGCCataaatcatataattcaatgatgtagttcagtcatatcaagaaatgCACAATCAtcccaatccattttagaaccttTTATTTTTCATAGTTAAATCGCGTTtaaagtgttgtacaattgcaaccagttctagggctccctcccctgccccatttccatacattgtttgctcccctaACCTCTCACCATCCCTGTCTCTCACCTCCCCCATAAACCCTGTACCAGTTATTAtttctgtgcatccactcctgtgcatACAGAACAaagtaaagtggtaaggataaaataatcataaagataaaaatacaaataataagagagaaaagaccaccaccagtatttaaaaggccagggaagaaatttttatcATGAAACAAGCAAAAAATACTTGAACTTAGAACAATTTCAGATTGGGTCAAgatggaggtcaactgaccacgtATCAAGCTTGATCCAGTATAATCATGATTACAGTGACCTCTGTCTGATACAAAACAACTcctagaaatgatcaaatggggaCCTAATTTTGCTGTGTATTTCAAACTTTTATTGAAAGCcattatttttcaaaagaaagactAAATTCTTATTAATACAATTTCCATGTACATTTCCTTGAAAACCTATTAACTAGTGAAATAATGGTGTGTCGAGTTTAATTTTCTGAGTAGGGTTTTTAAAGATGCTATAATGTGTTCATctataatggttcttttggttgTTGATCACTTTTTAGTGGTTACCCAGGTTGCCCTTACCCACCTGGTGGTCAGTATCCTGCCACAacaagttcccagtacccttctCAGCCTCCTGTGACCACTGTTGGTAAGTACCATTAAAAATTTATATTGTTCACATAGGAGTTTTGAAAGTCGTCTGTTGTGAAAAAGCACATTCTTTCATGTGTACAATGTTAAAATACTCTTCTTTCATAGATGAAAAACTCTGTAAGTGGTCAAAGTCCTATAATCCAAAAATCTGAAGAGATTTCTAATCATGCAAAcaagcctttttaaaaaacaaaacaaacatacaaaaaatGTTTCCCACTGAAGTGATTGCACCTTGTAGCAACCCTGAATGGTAGAGTAGAACTGATCTTTTTCACTTCTTACCACTGTCTCAGCAAATCTAATGCTCAGTCTTATTAACTGTTACCACTCTATCACTCTGCTGCTGAAAATGCTCCAAGGAGGCTCTCCTTGTCCCCAGAATTTAAATCCCTGACAGTATTTAGAATCTTAAGAAATTCATATTTCAACTACATCTTCCAATACCTTGTAATTCCTCTGAGAACAGATTGATGTGTACACTCTATTTTGTGGTTGGTACACTCTAGGTATTGAGGTTCTAGTGGCATGTATCTGATTGATTCAAACAtgcttttgtctttttttctttatagacatttaaaattttttcagcaattgacataattcacataccatacaattacaTAATATGAATATGTTTTAAAGAATTGCGCAATCACCACTACAATCACTTTCAgaaatttttcttcattcttgtactcgttattattagctccctatttcccccaatcttctttgccataaccctaagaaactgttaatctagttactgtctctctagacTTGCCTTTCCTGCGTTTGCTATCACTCTTGTCCTTATTTCAATGGAGCTATTTAACCCACACACTCTCTTAATCTTGGTGAGCCCTCCCTTTTGACTCAGGCATGACCAAGAAAGCGGGAGCTGTCCTCTTGGTCGCCCTGCTTCAGTGCAGTCCCTTTGATTTGCAGAGGCCCTCAGTTTAGAACACTCACCATCTATGTTAGTTTACTTCAAGGCAGCCATCCTCTGGCTTTGAGCAATCTTACCTGCCCCCTTTACTATGTGGAATTTCTCTCACTGTGGAGTGATTGAACCAATCCCTGTGCCAAAAAGAAGTATCATCAGGTTCATCCTCGCGTGCTGcacaatttttaaataattttaaatgctcCAAGCCTTTCCATCCCCTTAAAAATCATACCACCTGTCTAGTAGCTTCCAACTCTGTAATAGAGTTGTTGAGATCATCAGTTgaatggaagcaggcagcctcattgttctctttCATtatcagctgctgggtttgaactgctgaccttgtgattgtcagtctaatgcctaacccacagcagtcCTTTTTCTTGAGAGTAGagaaagtaactggattaatgtttcCCTGTGGGTATGGAGGAAAAGGTTGGGGGACATGGGCAAGTAATAACAactacaagaacaaagaaaatgttctgagattgattgtggtgataattgtacaactcttcttaataggactgaactattgagtggtatgatttataaattatatgccaataagacttaaaaaaaacaaactcacagccatcgagtcttagccgtctcatagcgaccttatcggacagggtagaactgcccctttgtgtttcagagactgtaactgtactTTCCTGAGgcgcgggtggtggttttgaactgcttatcttgtaattagcagcccaacttgaagCTGCTACACGACCAGGGCTCCTAGTTTGTGCATTAAAGTAAAGCTAAATAAGCACTGTACTTGTTGCATTGAATCCTGTGTTCAGTGTATATGAGGCATTTGTGTCTTAGAATGGATGTTTTTTTCATATCCTGAAAGTAGAAGCTTAGCGAAATATACTTAAAATCAGATCTAGTACTCTTGGTTTtagaaaaattatatttaaaacataAGTTTTATTGTGCTCTTTTTTTCATCAGTTCTTTCTAGAAACAAATCATCTGTTTTGTGATAATCTTGTatgacagcaactaacagcatGGTGTCTTAATGTATATCGTTTTTCTATCCTTTGGTGCTTGACTGCTTGGTTCTTTTCATGGGTTTTTGTGGTGCATTTGGCAGCACATTGAACTTGAAATAAAGGAAAGTAGAAACAAATAAGTGTCACGTAAATACTAGAATTCACAAATAATCGGTATTTTCTTAGTTGATTCAACAGTCAGGATTTATGCTATTATTTTTGGTGTTACTGAggccatgaaaatataataaaagaatGTGATTATTTATCCTTGTTCTTTTTAGAGCTTGATCGTGTCACTTTCAGGAGTTTTTAATTTATAGTGTAGAGCAGCATGGTATTTAAGGCaccattaattattttttattgttgtggCTGCCTGAGCAATTAGCCATTTCAACCATTTACAATACTAAGGTAAAAGAGCCATCTAAAACTTAAGGGAGATTCCTTTCCTTGTACTGAAGAAAACTGAGGGTGGATACAGATCTCAGGGCATAAAGCAGCTCTCTTGAATGCTTTTCGATGTATAATTTTAAACAATACCATTAAAAACTTAGTGTTCTATCTTTGTCGTTTCATTTTACATTTTCTGTTATACATGGGTAGACAGCTTCCTAGCTTGACTCAATAAACAGTCCTCATGATAATTGAAACTAACCAAAAGGATTGGCTAAATCAattggttcccaaatttatttgtgcCACTGCCCCCCTTTTTAGAAAAAATTTCTCAGTGCCCCATAGCAAGTAAACGTTTGTACTATAGCCCCAAATCCAAGATCGTGTCTATTCTCTGTCTGCTTCTGCAGACCCTGCGTTGTTCCAGCACGCCCCTCGGGGCGTGGTGCAGgcttgggaaacactggtctGTTGTGAAAACTGTTGTTGACTACTGGACCTGGTGGCCGGTTGGCTGCTCTAGCAGGTCTGGGTGATGTAGTGACATTTTAATAAACTTGTTTTATTATCTAAGGGAGGGGAAACTTGTGATCGATAATTTAAGTTCTTCCCAGAAGTCATTGTAAAACCAGGTATGTGTTTTGAATATAATTGTTTCAAAAGCATTTTCCGCTGGATGACCAAAGGGGAAAGATTAAGAAACTTGACAGTTTTCCTTAAATTTCCTCCATTGCAAGCATTGTTTACCAGCAAAAGCAGCAGGGGTGTAAACTTTCCTTGATAGCTAAAGAAAGATAaaacttaaattttaaaatacctaAACATTTAAATGTCTACTTCTCTAGGTAAACCTGTATATTTCTTAAGAATAAAGCATTTTTATTAGGATTAACCATACTGGCAATACCAAACTATGAAAGAACTCTGACTTTAAAGGTCTAAGGCCACCCCCAAGTTAAGAAGAATTTGTCTAGGAGACAACGTTAATGTGTGTTTATGTTCTCTTGATAGCAGATGCCAGAAGAAAACAGAAGCAGGTATGGATATGTGGTCACTCGTATGTTTTCTGGGCTGAAAAACGGGCACAGAAGAGAAGCTTTGGTCCTCAGCTGGGCATTTCCGTGGAGAATGCCAAACTCCACTGGATAGGGAAGAGTGGCATGATGTGGGATCAGTTAATCCCTACTTTAATTCATGCCAGGCGCCGTCTGCCAGATCCTGATGTGCTGGTGGTACATCTGGGTGGCAATGAtctaggagtgctggagttggatATTGTAACCCGAATTAAGAAAGATTTAAGATTTGTCAAGCAAATGTTCAAGAATGTTACTGTAGTTTGGTCCAGTATGATTCCCAGAAAAGTATGGTACAACTCAGCAAAACCAGAGTTTCTGAATAAGTGTGTGAAGAGAATCAACGAGCTGATTGAGTCCCATGTGAAGACCATTGGAGGAGCCTCCATCAGCCACGCTTCCCTCGTGCCGGACTCTCCGGGCTTGTTCCACCTCAATGGAGTGCTTTTATCAGAAAGTGGCACAGATATTTTCAACCTTGATTTACTCAGTGTTTTGGAAACTTTGGTGTGACTGAGAGGGATGGGTCAAAAGGCAAAGAACCAAATGAGGTGCTTCTGGCTTAGAAATTTGACCTTGAGTAAGATTGTTTACTTAGAGTCTTATTATTTGGATTTGTGTCCTTGAAAGGTGTTATGTAGCTAAAGCACATCTTGAGGGGTAATTCTTGGGGTGAAATAATTCATGAAGGGTAGATGTGTTTTTTGTGGTGTATAGCATTAATTTTTCCTTTGTTCTAGTGGAATTACATTTCCAAATGGAAAGTTTTGTTTATGTAGATGAGGTAATGCCTGTAATTTAGGTTCCGAGGTAACTGTCAAAGGATAAGCTCTTTACAAACTGGCCCTTTGGGGACTTTCAACACAGAAAACTACCTGTTTCTGTCACATTGGAAATTGTTTTTTCCTTGATACACATACTGTGTGCTTTTAATAGTTTCTTTCTGGCTCTGGCAAAAAATGATCTTGTCATTGTCCCATATCCTCttggatatttttattttcttcacgtaACATCATAGTAACCTGTGCAAGAGCTTACTTTGGAGAGTTTTTAACTGAAAAGAATAATGGCCAAGAAAAGTTTTGACTGTTAAGAGTATTCAGTCATTTCATTTGGTTTCTAATCAACCCTATCCTTATCAGTTGCC contains the following coding sequences:
- the TSG101 gene encoding tumor susceptibility gene 101 protein isoform X1, which codes for MAVSESQIKKMVSKYKYRDLTVRETVSIITLYKDLKPVLDSYVFNDGSSRELMNLTGTIPVPYRGNTYNIPICLWLLDTYPYNPPICFVKPTSSMTIKTGKHVDANGKIYLPYLHEWKHPQSDLLGLIQVMIVVFGEEPPVFSRPTVSTSYPPYQATGPPNTSYMPGMPSGVSAYPSGYPPNPSGYPGCPYPPGGQYPATTSSQYPSQPPVTTVADARRKQKQVWICGHSYVFWAEKRAQKRSFGPQLGISVENAKLHWIGKSGMMWDQLIPTLIHARRRLPDPDVLVVHLGGNDLGVLELDIVTRIKKDLRFVKQMFKNVTVVWSSMIPRKVWYNSAKPEFLNKCVKRINELIESHVKTIGGASISHASLVPDSPGLFHLNGVLLSESGTDIFNLDLLSVLETLV